A region of Candidatus Leptovillus gracilis DNA encodes the following proteins:
- a CDS encoding ABC transporter ATP-binding protein: protein MQRQTDRRLLWRAFAYLRPYTRKTLGVYATMLIINVIIILVPQLIRGAIDQGIYGGDLPRLGQAVLLLLALTLVKGVFVYYQGKWTEEASQGVAYDLRNDILTKLDRLPFAYHDKTEAGQILSRAMQDVERIRFLTGRAVLRLVEGGTLLLLTAVTLLWMNATLATLIILTIPLLLHRAYRFGRRFRPLSLEIQEQLGVLTTQLEQNLRGARIVKAFAQEANESRRFQAENEKWFNLSAESTRLEALNVPMLDMIANFGTVIIFWYGGWLVVQGQMTLGELVAFTTYLALLIRPINLIGRIIPILAIAASAAERIFAILDAPAEVTDRPDAVDAPRFNGRITFDDVSFVYASAKKVLRHISFSAEPGQVVALMGATGSGKSTLINLIARFYDPTGGQIYADGQDVRQFTLASLRGQIGLVMQDTILFSGTIRDNITFGRPDASEVEMIQAAKDAQAHDFIAAMPEGYDTPVGERGVTLSGGQKQRLAIARALLTDPRILILDDATASVDSNTERLIQAALDRLMENRTTFVIAHRLSTVRRADLILVLEQGRIAARGTHEELLVSSPLYRQVFALQVEPEAIGPISKMGPI from the coding sequence ATGCAGCGACAAACAGATCGGCGGTTATTATGGCGCGCTTTTGCTTATTTACGGCCGTACACCCGCAAAACCCTCGGCGTTTACGCCACCATGCTCATCATCAATGTCATCATCATCCTGGTCCCGCAACTGATTCGCGGGGCGATTGACCAGGGCATTTATGGTGGCGATTTGCCACGGCTGGGCCAGGCTGTTTTGCTGCTGTTGGCCCTGACGCTGGTCAAAGGCGTCTTTGTTTATTACCAGGGCAAATGGACCGAAGAAGCGTCGCAGGGCGTGGCCTATGATTTACGCAACGACATCCTGACCAAACTGGACCGTCTGCCCTTTGCCTACCACGACAAAACCGAAGCCGGGCAGATTCTCTCGCGGGCCATGCAGGACGTGGAGCGCATTCGTTTTCTCACCGGGCGGGCGGTGCTGCGATTGGTGGAAGGGGGCACGCTGCTGCTGTTAACGGCCGTTACCCTCCTCTGGATGAACGCCACCTTAGCCACCCTCATCATCCTGACGATACCCCTGCTGCTGCACCGCGCCTATCGCTTTGGCCGCCGCTTTCGTCCGCTCTCGCTGGAGATTCAGGAGCAGTTGGGCGTGCTGACTACCCAGCTAGAGCAAAACCTGCGCGGCGCGCGCATCGTCAAAGCCTTTGCCCAGGAGGCCAACGAATCGCGCCGCTTCCAGGCCGAAAACGAAAAATGGTTCAACCTCTCGGCCGAATCCACCCGCCTGGAGGCGCTGAACGTGCCGATGCTGGACATGATCGCCAACTTCGGCACGGTGATTATCTTCTGGTACGGCGGCTGGCTGGTGGTGCAGGGGCAGATGACGTTGGGCGAACTGGTGGCCTTCACCACCTACCTGGCGCTGCTGATTCGCCCCATCAACCTCATTGGCCGCATCATCCCCATTTTGGCGATTGCCGCCTCGGCCGCCGAGCGTATCTTTGCCATTCTCGACGCGCCCGCGGAAGTAACCGACCGGCCGGATGCGGTGGATGCGCCCCGGTTCAACGGCCGTATCACCTTCGACGACGTTTCTTTTGTCTACGCCAGCGCCAAAAAAGTGCTGCGCCACATCAGCTTCAGCGCCGAGCCGGGGCAGGTTGTGGCCTTGATGGGGGCCACCGGCTCCGGCAAGTCCACCCTCATCAACCTGATCGCCCGCTTCTACGACCCCACCGGCGGGCAGATTTACGCCGACGGGCAGGATGTGCGCCAGTTCACCCTGGCCTCGCTGCGCGGCCAGATTGGCCTGGTGATGCAAGACACTATCCTCTTCTCCGGCACTATCCGCGACAACATCACCTTTGGCCGGCCGGATGCCAGCGAGGTAGAGATGATTCAGGCGGCTAAAGACGCGCAGGCCCACGATTTTATCGCCGCCATGCCGGAAGGGTACGACACGCCGGTTGGCGAACGGGGCGTCACGCTGTCTGGCGGGCAGAAGCAGCGCCTGGCCATCGCCCGCGCCCTGCTGACCGACCCGCGCATCCTCATCCTGGATGACGCTACGGCCAGCGTGGACAGCAACACAGAGCGGCTTATTCAGGCGGCGCTGGACCGGCTGATGGAGAACCGCACGACGTTTGTCATCGCCCACCGGCTGAGCACGGTGCGCCGCGCCGATTTGATTTTGGTGCTGGAACAGGGACGTATTGCCGCCCGCGGCACGCACGAGGAGCTGCTGGTCAGCTCGCCGCTGTACCGGCAGGTGTTTGCCTTACAGGTAGAGCCGGAGGCGATTGGACCAATCTCCAAGATGGGTCCAATCTAA
- a CDS encoding alpha-galactosidase, with translation MIHHNRDTQTFTLLGRTSHYTLHIADNGRATHLAWGLRQLTDESVLDNGRFPHTPPSHSSFDFQSQRDELPTYGDFSIPEVALKVSFPGERLPIRDVRLRYTGHEIGENGQWSMVNGQLPTQPSEIRNPKSEILKLFLHDPIFPFALTLCYRLWPEYDVIERWWEVVNEGATAVIHIEQAYFAALHLPPGTTELTTTHGAWAAEFTPQRHVLPVGRFSIGHRSVQTGHSFNPFFLANRPGAAGEESGVVYFGALAYSGAWQLAFEQQHSGDVRVFGGYNPFDFELILQPGERHTSPAFVCGVSGEGWGGASRRLHAFARDCVLPPSPPRPVLYNSWEATYFALSHEGQVALARKAAAIGVELFVVDDGWFGGRRNDRVGLGDWAVSPDVFPGGLQPLIAEVHALGMQFGLWFEPEMVNPDSDLYRAHPDWVLHFPGRPRTEARNQLILDYGRAEVVAHVFDLLDTMLATHEIDFIKWDMNRSATEPGSVVGKAIWRGHVAGVYGLMDRLRQKYPRLSLQSCSGGGGRIDLGVLARVDQVWTSDNTDALDRLRIQEGYSLAYPARAMEAWVTHEKNHQTGRVLPLSTRFDVAMRGVLGIGSNLNDLSDAELKEYATYIAFYKRIRHVVQAGDLYRLERLEERGASVILYVLGNGREAVYSVAVQNHLLGQRRPSTPLRGLNPTATYTIADYRQREIARLTGYHLMTQGLPAEPYAPSGYSNTLHLTMNS, from the coding sequence ATGATTCACCACAACCGCGACACCCAAACCTTCACCCTTCTCGGCCGCACCAGCCATTACACCCTGCACATCGCCGACAACGGCCGTGCCACCCACCTGGCCTGGGGACTCCGCCAACTAACCGATGAGAGTGTGCTGGACAACGGCCGTTTCCCCCATACTCCGCCCAGCCACAGCTCCTTCGACTTCCAAAGCCAGCGCGATGAACTGCCCACCTACGGCGACTTCTCCATCCCCGAAGTTGCCCTCAAAGTCAGCTTCCCCGGCGAACGCTTGCCCATCCGCGATGTGCGCCTGCGCTACACCGGACATGAAATCGGGGAGAATGGTCAATGGTCAATGGTCAATGGTCAATTGCCAACTCAGCCCTCCGAAATCCGAAATCCGAAATCCGAAATCTTAAAACTGTTTCTCCATGATCCCATCTTCCCTTTTGCCCTTACGCTTTGTTACCGGTTGTGGCCGGAGTATGATGTGATTGAGCGGTGGTGGGAGGTGGTGAATGAAGGGGCAACGGCCGTTATCCATATCGAACAAGCCTACTTTGCTGCCCTCCACCTGCCACCCGGCACGACCGAACTCACTACCACTCATGGCGCGTGGGCGGCCGAATTTACGCCGCAGCGCCACGTGCTGCCCGTCGGCCGGTTCAGCATCGGCCACCGCAGCGTGCAGACCGGCCACAGCTTCAACCCCTTCTTCCTCGCCAACCGCCCCGGCGCGGCCGGCGAAGAGAGCGGCGTAGTCTACTTTGGCGCGCTGGCCTACAGCGGCGCATGGCAACTGGCCTTCGAGCAGCAGCACAGCGGCGACGTGCGCGTCTTTGGCGGCTACAACCCGTTCGATTTTGAACTGATTCTCCAGCCGGGCGAGCGCCATACTTCGCCCGCCTTTGTGTGCGGCGTCAGCGGCGAGGGGTGGGGCGGGGCCAGCCGCCGCCTGCACGCCTTCGCCCGCGATTGTGTGCTGCCGCCCAGCCCGCCGCGCCCTGTCCTCTACAACAGTTGGGAGGCCACCTACTTCGCCCTCAGCCACGAGGGGCAGGTGGCGCTGGCGCGGAAGGCGGCGGCCATCGGCGTGGAACTGTTTGTGGTGGATGATGGCTGGTTTGGTGGGCGGCGCAACGACCGGGTCGGATTGGGCGATTGGGCCGTCAGCCCGGACGTATTCCCCGGCGGCCTCCAGCCGCTCATCGCCGAAGTTCACGCCCTGGGGATGCAGTTTGGCCTTTGGTTCGAGCCGGAAATGGTCAACCCTGATTCCGACCTCTACCGGGCGCATCCCGATTGGGTGCTGCACTTCCCCGGCCGGCCGCGCACGGAAGCCCGCAACCAACTCATTCTGGATTACGGCCGTGCCGAAGTCGTCGCCCACGTTTTCGACCTGCTCGATACGATGCTCGCCACCCACGAGATAGATTTCATCAAGTGGGACATGAACCGCAGCGCCACCGAACCCGGCTCCGTGGTCGGGAAAGCCATCTGGCGCGGCCACGTCGCCGGGGTGTATGGGCTGATGGATCGGCTGCGCCAAAAATACCCACGCCTGTCTCTGCAAAGCTGCTCCGGCGGCGGCGGGCGGATAGATTTGGGCGTCCTGGCGCGCGTGGATCAGGTCTGGACCAGCGACAACACCGACGCGCTCGACCGGCTGCGCATTCAGGAGGGGTACAGCCTGGCCTACCCGGCGCGGGCGATGGAAGCGTGGGTGACGCACGAGAAGAATCACCAAACGGGGCGCGTGCTGCCGCTGTCTACGCGCTTCGACGTGGCGATGCGTGGCGTGTTGGGCATCGGCTCCAATCTCAACGACCTCAGCGACGCCGAACTGAAGGAGTACGCCACTTACATCGCCTTCTACAAGCGCATCCGCCACGTGGTGCAGGCGGGCGACCTGTACCGGCTGGAGCGGTTAGAGGAACGGGGCGCGTCGGTGATTTTGTATGTGCTGGGCAACGGCCGTGAAGCTGTCTATTCTGTCGCTGTGCAAAACCACCTGCTGGGGCAGCGACGGCCGTCAACCCCCCTGCGCGGCCTCAACCCCACCGCCACCTACACCATCGCCGACTACCGCCAGCGCGAAATTGCCCGTCTTACCGGCTACCACCTCATGACCCAGGGCCTACCCGCGGAGCCGTATGCGCCATCGGGATACAGCAACACCCTCCATTTAACAATGAACAGTTAA